In the Oryzias latipes chromosome 23, ASM223467v1 genome, one interval contains:
- the slc25a3 gene encoding phosphate carrier protein, mitochondrial isoform X2, which translates to MYPTSLTQLARANPFSAPLFSLQKVEEPRQSQPEPGRRSRTLAAAAAADEDVSCQFGSSKYYALCGFGGILSCGLTHTAVVPLDLVKCRLQVNPDKYKSIGNGFAVTVREDGVRGLAKGWAPTFIGYSMQGLCKFGFYEVFKIMYSDLLGEENTYLWRTSLYLAASASAEFFADIALAPMEAVKVRIQTQPGYANTLRQCVPKMYAEEGIWAFYKGVVPLWMRQIPYTMMKFACFERTVELLYKYVVPKPRSECSKGEQLVVTFVAGYIAGVFCAIVSHPADSVVSVLNKEKGSTAAQVLKKLGPKGVWKGLVARIIMIGTLTALQWFIYDSVKVYFRLPRPPPPEMPESLKKKLGLTD; encoded by the exons ATGTACCCGACCTCACTGACGCAGCTGGCGCGGGCCAACCCGTTCAGCGCGCCGCTCTTCTCCCTGCAGAAGGTGGAGGAGCCCCGACAGAGCCAGCCTGAGCCGGGACGGAGGAGCCGCACTCTGGCAGCAGCCGCCGCCGCAGACG AGGATGTCAGCTGCCAGTTTGGCTCCTCAAAGTACTACGCCCTGTGCGGCTTTGGTGGCATCCTGAGCTGCGGCCTCACGCACACCGCAGTGGTGCCCCTCGACCTGGTCAAGTGCAGACTGCAG GTGAACCCCGACAAATACAAAAGCATCGGGAACGGCTTCGCTGTGACCGTCAGGGAGGATGGGGTCAGAGGGCTGGCCAAGGGCTGGGCCCCCACCTTCATCGGTTACTCCATGCAGGGGCTCTGCAAGTTCGGCTTCTATGAAGTGTTCAAGATTATGTACAGTGATCTGCTGGGAGAG GAGAACACATACCTGTGGAGGACATCTCTGTACCTGGCCGCCTCGGCTAGCGCAGAGTTCTTTGCCGACATCGCCCTGGCCCCCATGGAGGCGGTCAAAGTCCGTATCCAGACCCAGCCGGGCTACGCCAACACACTCCGGCAGTGTGTCCCCAAGATGTACGCAGAGGAGGGGATCTGGGC CTTCTATAAGGGGGTGGTCCCCCTCTGGATGAGGCAGATCCCCTACACCATGATGAAGTTCGCCTGCTTCGAGCGCACCGTGGAGTTGCTCTACAAGTACGTGGTTCCTAAACCGCGCAGCGAGTGCAGCAAAGGCGAGCAGCTGGTCGTCACCTTCGTGGCCGGATACATCG CTGGGGTCTTCTGTGCCATCGTGTCCCACCCCGCCGACTCTGTGGTGTCTGTGCTGAACAAGGAGAAGGGCAGCACCGCCGCGCAGGTCCTGAAGAAGCTCGGGCCCAAAG GTGTGTGGAAGGGTCTGGTGGCCCGTATCATCATGATCGGAACGCTCACCGCCCTGCAGTGGTTCATCTACGACTCCGTCAAGGTGTACTTCCGCCTGCCCCGCCCCCCTCCGCCCGAGATGCCAGAGTCCCTGAAGAAGAAGCTGGGCCTGACAGACTGA
- the slc25a3 gene encoding phosphate carrier protein, mitochondrial isoform X1 translates to MYPTSLTQLARANPFSAPLFSLQKVEEPRQSQPEPGRRSRTLAAAAAADEGDSCEFGSQKYLVLCGFGGILSCGTTHTAVVPLDLVKCRMQVNPDKYKSIGNGFAVTVREDGVRGLAKGWAPTFIGYSMQGLCKFGFYEVFKIMYSDLLGEENTYLWRTSLYLAASASAEFFADIALAPMEAVKVRIQTQPGYANTLRQCVPKMYAEEGIWAFYKGVVPLWMRQIPYTMMKFACFERTVELLYKYVVPKPRSECSKGEQLVVTFVAGYIAGVFCAIVSHPADSVVSVLNKEKGSTAAQVLKKLGPKGVWKGLVARIIMIGTLTALQWFIYDSVKVYFRLPRPPPPEMPESLKKKLGLTD, encoded by the exons ATGTACCCGACCTCACTGACGCAGCTGGCGCGGGCCAACCCGTTCAGCGCGCCGCTCTTCTCCCTGCAGAAGGTGGAGGAGCCCCGACAGAGCCAGCCTGAGCCGGGACGGAGGAGCCGCACTCTGGCAGCAGCCGCCGCCGCAGACG AGGGGGACAGTTGTGAGTTCGGCTCTCAGAAGTATTTGGTCCTGTGTGGGTTTGGTGGCATTCTCAGCTGTGGCACCACGCACACGGCCGTCGTGCCCCTCGATCTGGTCAAATGCCGAATGCAG GTGAACCCCGACAAATACAAAAGCATCGGGAACGGCTTCGCTGTGACCGTCAGGGAGGATGGGGTCAGAGGGCTGGCCAAGGGCTGGGCCCCCACCTTCATCGGTTACTCCATGCAGGGGCTCTGCAAGTTCGGCTTCTATGAAGTGTTCAAGATTATGTACAGTGATCTGCTGGGAGAG GAGAACACATACCTGTGGAGGACATCTCTGTACCTGGCCGCCTCGGCTAGCGCAGAGTTCTTTGCCGACATCGCCCTGGCCCCCATGGAGGCGGTCAAAGTCCGTATCCAGACCCAGCCGGGCTACGCCAACACACTCCGGCAGTGTGTCCCCAAGATGTACGCAGAGGAGGGGATCTGGGC CTTCTATAAGGGGGTGGTCCCCCTCTGGATGAGGCAGATCCCCTACACCATGATGAAGTTCGCCTGCTTCGAGCGCACCGTGGAGTTGCTCTACAAGTACGTGGTTCCTAAACCGCGCAGCGAGTGCAGCAAAGGCGAGCAGCTGGTCGTCACCTTCGTGGCCGGATACATCG CTGGGGTCTTCTGTGCCATCGTGTCCCACCCCGCCGACTCTGTGGTGTCTGTGCTGAACAAGGAGAAGGGCAGCACCGCCGCGCAGGTCCTGAAGAAGCTCGGGCCCAAAG GTGTGTGGAAGGGTCTGGTGGCCCGTATCATCATGATCGGAACGCTCACCGCCCTGCAGTGGTTCATCTACGACTCCGTCAAGGTGTACTTCCGCCTGCCCCGCCCCCCTCCGCCCGAGATGCCAGAGTCCCTGAAGAAGAAGCTGGGCCTGACAGACTGA
- the LOC101165776 gene encoding L-lactate dehydrogenase B chain has protein sequence MSSVLQKLITPLASNASETPRNKVTVVGVGQVGMACAVSILLRDLCDELALVDVMEDRLKGEMMDLQHGSLFLKTSKIVADKDYAVTANSRLVVVTAGVRQQEGESRLNLVQRNVNVFKAIIPQIIKYSPNCTIVVVSNPVDVLTYVTWKLSGLPKHRVIGSGTNLDSARFRYLMAERLGIHASSFNGWVLGEHGDTSVPVWSGANVAGVNLQKLNPDIGTDADKEQWKATHKAVVDSAYEVIKLKGYTNWAIGLSVADLTESILKNMSRVHPVSTMVKDMYGIGEEVFLSLPCVLNSSGVGSVVNMTLTEGEVAQLRKSADTLWGIQKDLKDL, from the exons ATGTCCTCAGTGCTGCAGAAACTCATCACCCCCCTGGCCAGCAATGCCTCCGAGACCCCCCGAAACAAGGTGACGGTGGTGGGGGTGGGCCAGGTGGGCATGGCCTGCGCCGTGAGCATCCTTCTGCGG GACCTGTGTGATGAGCTGGCTCTTGTTGACGTCATGGAGGATCGTCTGAAGGGAGAGATGATGGACCTGCAGCACGGCAGCCTCTTCCTGAAGACCTCCAAGATTGTGGCGGATAAAG ACTACGCGGTCACGGCCAACTCCCGCCTGGTTGTGGTGACTGCTGGTGTCCGCCAGCAGGAGGGCGAGAGCCGCCTCAACCTGGTGCAAAGGAACGTCAACGTCTTCAAGGCCATCATTCCACAGATCATCAAGTACAGCCCCAACTGCACCATCGTGGTGGTGTCCAACCCCG TGGACGTGCTGACCTACGTGACCTGGAAGCTCAGCGGTCTGCCGAAGCACCGCGTCATCGGCAGCGGCACCAACCTGGACTCTGCGCGTTTCCGCTATCTGATGGCTGAGCGCCTGGGCATCCACGCCAGCTCCTTCAACGGTTGGGTGTTGGGCGAGCACGGAGACACCAGCG TGCCTGTGTGGAGCGGCGCCAACGTGGCGGGAGTCAACCTGCAGAAGCTGAACCCCGACATCGGCACGGATGCTGACAAGGAGCAGTGGAAGGCCACGCACAAGGCAGTGGTGGACAG TGCCTATGAGGTGATCAAGCTGAAGGGTTACACCAACTGGGCCATCGGCCTGAGCGTGGCCGACCTGACGGAGAGCATCTTGAAGAACATGAGCCGCGTGCATCCCGTGTCCACCATGGTGAAG gACATGTACGGCATCGGCGAGGAGGTCTTCCTGTCTCTGCCCTGCGTGCTGAACAGCTCCGGCGTGGGCAGCGTGGTCAACATGACTCTGACCGAGGGGGAGGTGGCACAGCTGAGGAAGAGCGCCGACACGCTGTGGGGGATCCAGAAGGACCTGAAGGACCTGTGA
- the kiss-2 gene encoding kisspeptin precursor has protein sequence MTRAVVLVLCALIAAQDGGRAAAGLAARDSGRGTHATGVLWILRRSEDDSAAGGAGLCSSLREDDEQLLCADRRSKFNYNPFGLRFGKRAPPPRGAHRARAMKLPLMSLFQEVPT, from the exons ATGACACGTGCGGTTGTGCTCGTGCTGTGCGCGCTGATCGCAGCTCAGGACGGGGGGCGCGCGGCTGCTGGTCTGGCCGCGCGGGACTCTGGGCGCGGGACACACGCGACAG GTGTGCTGTGGATCCTCCGCAGGAGCGAGGACGACTCTGCGGCAGGGGGGGCCGGGCTGTGCTCGTCCCTGCGGGAGGACGACGAGCAGCTGCTGTGCGCCGACCGCCGCAGCAAGTTTAACTACAACCCGTTTGGGCTGCGCTTCGGGAAACGAGCTCCGCCCCCCAGAGGAGCGCACCGAGCGCGCGCCATGAAGCTCCCTCTGATGTCCCTGTTTCAGGAGGTGCCCAcctga